The Pseudomonas entomophila genome segment GCGTAGCGGGCGACAGCACCCTGCACCTGCACTGGCACGACTTCAGCAGCGACGCCGCCGAGGTTCGCCAGCAGCGCCTGCGGCAACTGGCCGACGACCAGGCGCACCAGCCCTTCGACCTGGAGTGCGGCCCGCTGCTGCGCGCCTGCCTGGTCAAGGCCGACGAGCGCGAGCACTACTTCGTGCTGACCCTGCACCACATCGTTACCGAAGGCTGGGCCATGGACATCTTCGCCCGCGAACTGGGCGAGCTGTACGAGGCCTTCGTCGACGAGCGCGAGTCGCCGCTGGCGCCGCTGCCGGTGCAGTACCTCGACTACAGCGTCTGGCAGCGCCAGTGGCTGGAGGGCGGCGAGGGCGCGCGCCAGCTGGCCTACTGGAAAGACCGCCTGGGCGACGAGCACCCGGTGCTGGCCTTGCCGGCCGACCGCCCGCGCCCGGCGGTGCAGAGCCATCGTGGCGAGCTTTATCGTTTTGACCTGGCCCCGGCGCTGGTCGAGCGCGTGCACGCCTTCAACAGCCAGCGCGGCCTGACCCTGTTCATGACCATGACCGCCACCCTGGCCGCGCTGCTGCACCGCTACAGCGGGCAGCGCGACTTGCGCATCGGCGCACCGGTAGCCAACCGCATCCGCCCGGAAAGCGAAGGGCTGATCGGCGCCTTCCTCAACACCCAGGTACTGCGCTGCGAGGTGGATGGGCAGATGAGCGCCGACGCGCTGCTCGATCAGGTGCGCCAGGCCATCATCGACGGCCAGTCGCACCAGGACCTGCCGTTCGAGCAACTGGTCGAAGCACTGCAACCGCCGCGCTCCAGCGCCTACAACCCGCTGTTCCAGGTGATGTGCAACGTGCAGCGCTGGGCCTTCCAGCAAAGCCGCGAGCTGGTGGGCATGCAGGTGGACTACCTGGTCAACGATGCCAGTGCCACCAAGTTCGACCTGTACCTGGAAGTCACCGACCTCGATGGCCGCCTGGGCTGTTGCTTCACCTACAGCCGCGACCTGTTCGACGAGCCGCGCATCGCGCGCATGGCCGAGCACTGGCAGCACTTGCTGGTGGCCTTGCTCGACGATCCTCGCCAGCGTCTGTGCGAACTGCCGATGCTGGCCGAAGCCGAGCAGCAGGTGCTGGTCGGCCAGCTCCAGGGCGAGCAGGACTTCGAGCTCACCCAGACGCTGCACGGCCTGTTCGCCGCCCAGGCCGAACGCACGCCACAGGCGCTGGCGCTGACCTTCGCCGGCACCCACCTGAGCTACGCCGAGCTCGACCAGCAGGCCAACCGCCTGGCCCGCGCCCTGCGTGAACGCGGGGTTGGCCCGCAGGTACGGGTGGGCCTGGCGCTGGAGCGTTCGCTGGAGATGGTGATCGGCCTGCTGGCCATCCTCAAGGCCGGTGGCGCCTATGTGCCGCTGGATCCGGAGTACCCGCTCGACCGCCTGCGCTACATGATCGAGGACAGCCGCCTCGGGTTGTTGATCGGCCAGCGCGCGCTGCTCGACACCCTGGGCGAGCTGCCCGAAGGCGTCACCCGCTGGAGCCTCGAGGACGACGCCGCCAGCCTGGCCGCCTACAGCGACGCGCCACTGGACAACCTCAACCTGCCGCAACACCAGGCCTACCTGATCTACACCTCAGGTTCCACCGGCAAGCCCAAGGGCGTGGTGGTCAGCCATGGCGAGATCGCCATGCACTGCCAGGCGGTCATCGCTGAATTCGGCATGCGCAGCGACGACTGCGAGCTGCACTTCTATTCGATCAACTTCGACGCCGCCAGCGAACGCCTGCTGACGCCGCTGCTGTGCGGCGCCCGCGTGGTGCTGCGGGCCCAGGGCCAGTGGGGTGCCGAAGAAATCTGCCAGCTGGTGCGCGACCAGCAGGTGAGCATTCTCGGCTTCACCCCGAGCTACGGCAGCCAGTTGGCCCAGTTCCTGGCCGGGCAGGGCGAGCAACTGCCGGTGCGCCTGGTGATCACCGGGGGCGAGGCGCTGACCGGCGAGCATCTGCAACGCATTCGCCAGGCCTTCATACCCCAGCAGTTCTTCAACGCCTACGGCCCGACCGAAACCGTGGTCATGCCGCTGGCGTGCCTGGCGCCGGATACGCTGCCCGTCGCTGCCGGCAGCGTGCCGATCGGCCGGGTGATCGGTGCGCGCACCGCCTACATCCTCGACGAGGACCTGGCCCTGCTGCCGCAAGGTGGCATCGGTGAACTGTACGTGGGCGGCACAGGCCTGGCCCAGGGTTACCACGACCGTCCGGGGCTGAGCGCCGAGCGTTTCGTCGCCGACCCGTTCAGCCACGACGGTGGCCGCCTGTACCGTACCGGCGACCTGGTGCGCCTGCGCGCCGATGGCCTGGTGGAGTACGTCGGCCGTGCCGACCAGCAGGTGAAGATCCGCGGCTTCCGTATCGAGCTGGGCGAGATCGAAAGCTGCCTGCTGGAGCATGCCGATATCGAGGAGGCCGTGGTGCTGGCCCTCGACCTGCCAGGTGGCAAGCAACTGGTGGGTTACCTGGTCTGCCCGCAGGCCAGTGGCGACCCGGCTGCACAGGCCGCGCTGCGCGAAGCAGTCAAGGCCGACGCTCGCCTGCACCTGCCGGACTATATGGTGCCGGCGCACCTGGTGCTGCTCGAGCGCCTGCCGCTGATGGGCAACGGCAAGCTCGACCGCCGCGCGCTGCCGGCCCCGGACCTGGAGCAGCCACGCCAGCACTACCAGGCCCCGGCCAACGCACTGGAAACCCAGCTGGCGCAGGTCTGGCGTGAAGTGCTCAACGTCTCGCGCATCGGTGTGCAGGACAACTTCTTCGAACTGGGCGGCGACTCGATCCTGTCGATCCAGGTGGTCAGCCGCGCTCGTCAGCTGGGGTTGCAGTTCACCCCGCGCGACCTGTTCCAGCACCAGACCATCCAGACCCTGGCCGCCGTGGTCACCCGCAGTCAAGCACCCAGCGATATCGAACAAGGCCAGCGCCAGGGGCGCACCGGCCTGACCCCGATCCAGCACTGGTTCTTCGACAGCGAAGTGGCGCAGCCACAGCACTGGAACCAGGCAGTCCTGCTGCGGGCGCTTCAGCCCCTGCAGGCCGAGATACTGGAGCAGGCCTTGAACGCACTGGTGGCGCATCACGACAGCCTGCGGCTGCGCTTCGAACAGCACAACGGACGTTGGCAGGGCAGCTATGGCCAGCCGATGGGCCAGCCGCTGCTGTGGACGGCCACGGTGACCGACTTCGACGACTGCCAGGCCCTTTACACCGATGTGCAACGCAGCCTCGACCTGGCACAGGGGCCGCTATTGCGCGCGCTGCTGGTGACCGACGGCCAGGGCGCGCAACGCCTGTTGCTGGCGATCCACCACCTGGTGGTCGACGGTGTGTCCTGGCGTGTGCTGCTGGAAGACGTGCAGGCGCTCTACCGCGGCGAAGCCCTCGCGGCCAAGACCCACGCCATGGGCGACTGGGCCGCGCGCCTGGCCGGCTATGCCAGCAGCGACTCGCTGCGCGATGAGCTGGGTTGGTGGGAAGGCCAGCTGGGCAGCGCCCGCCGTGAGCTGCCGTGCGATCACCCGCAAGGCGAGAACCTGAATCGTCATGCGCGCAGCGTGGCCATCGATCTGGATGTAGAACAGACCCGTCAGTTGCTGCAACAGGCTCCAGCGGCCTACCACACTCAGGTCAACGACCTGCTGCTGACCGCTCTGGCCCGCACCCTGTGCCGCTGGAGCGGCGACGAGCAGGTGCTGGTGCAACTGGAAGGCCACGGTCGTGACGGTCTGTTCGAGGACATGGACCTGACCCGCAGCGTCGGCTGGTTCACCAACGCCTACCCGCTGAGCCTGACCCCCGCCGCCGGCGAGGACGAGCCAGCCCGCGCGGCGTCGATCAAACGCATCAAGGAACAGCTGCGCCAGGTGCCGCACAAGGGGCAGGGCTACGGCGTGCTGCGCTACCTGGCCGATGACGCCGACCGTGAGCGCATGGCCGCGCTGCCCCAGGCGCGTATCACCTTCAACTACCTCGGTCAGTTCGACCAGCAGTTCGATACGGCCGCGCTGTTCCAGCCGCTCGACGCCCCGGCCGGCCTGGCCCATGACCTGGATGCGCCGCTGCCCAACTGGCTCAGCGTCGACGGCCAGGTGTACGGCGGCACCCTGCAACTGCGCTGGAGCTTCAGCGCCGAGCGTTACGACGAGGCAACCATCGCCCAGTTGGCCGAGGCCTATCGCCAGGAGCTGCTGGCCCTGATCGCCCACTGCCTGGCGGATGGCAACGGCAGCTTCACGCCATCGGACTTCCCGCTGGCGCAACTGAGCCAGGAACAGATCGACGCGCTGCCGGTACCGGCTGCCGAGATCGAGGATGTCTACCCGCTGACGCCGATGCAGGAAGGCCTGCTGCTGCACACCCTGCTGGAGCCGGGCACCGGCCTGTACTACATGCAGGACCGTTACCGCATCAACAGCGCCCTGGACCCCGAGCGCTTCGCCCAGGCCTGGCAGGCCGTGGTGGCGCGCCACGAAGCCCTGCGCGCGTCGTTCAGCTGGAATGCCGGCGAAGCGATGCTGCAGATCATCCACAAGCCGGGCCACACACCGGTGGACTACCAGGACTGGCGCGGCCTCGACGAGGCCACCCAGGAGGCGCGCCTGCAGGCTCTGCACAGGCAGGAGCGCGAGGCCGGCTTCGAGCTGCTGCGCGAGGCGCCGTTCCACCTGCGCCTGGTGCGGGTGGACGACGCGCGCTATTGGTTCATGATGAGCAACCACCACATCCTCATCGATGCCTGGTGCCGTTCGCTGCTGATGAATGACTTCTTCGAGCTCTACCGGGCCCTCGGCGAAGGCCGCCAGGCGCAACTGCCGGCACCGCCGCGCTACCGCGACTATATCGGTTGGTTGCAGCGCCAGGACCTGGGCGAGGCGCGCCAGTGGTGGCAGGACAACCTGGCCGGTTTCGAACGCGCCACGGCGATCCCCAGCGACCGCCCGCTGCGCCATGAGCATACCGGCGATGGCATGGTGGTCGGCGATTGCTACACCCGCCTCGAAGTCGCCGAGGGTGCCCGCCTGCGCGAGCTGGCCCAGGCTCACCAGTTGACCGTCAACACCTTCGCCCAGGCGGCCTGGGCCCTGACCCTGGCACGCTACAGTGGCGAGCGTGACGTGGTGTTCGGCGTCACCGTGGCCGGGCGCCCGGTGAGCCAGCCGCAGATGCAGCGCACGGTCGGCCTGTTCATCAACAGCATCGCCCTGCGCGTGCAGTTGCCGCAGCCGGGCGAGCGCGCCAGCGTGCGCCACTGGTTGCAAGGCTTGCTGGACCGCAACATGCAGCTGCGCGAGTACGAGTACCTGCCGCTGGTGGCGATCCAGGCGTGCAGCGAGTTGCCCAAGGGCCAGCCGCTGTTCGACAGCTTGTTCGTGTTCGAGAACGCCCCGGTGGAAACCGCGGTGCTCGACCACGCCCAGCACCTGAACGCCAGTTCCGATTCGGGCCGCACCCACACCAACTTCCCGCTGACTGCGGTGTGCTACCCGGGCGACGACCTGGGCCTGCACTTGTCGTTCGACCAGCGCTACTTCGACTTCCCCACCGTCGAACGCCTGCTGGCCGAGTTCAAGCGCCTGCTGCTGGCGCTGGTCGAGGGCTTCGAAGGGGAGGTGGGTGAGCTGCCGTTGCTCGGCGCCGATGAGCAACGCTTCCTGCTCGACGACTGCAACCGCACCGAGCATGCCTATCAACTGGAGCAGAGCTATGTCGAACTGTTCGAGGCGCGGGTTGCCGCCCATCCGCAACGCACCGTTGCCCGCTGCCTGGACGCCGCGTTCGACTATGCCGGGCTTAACCTGGCGGCCAACCGCCTGGGCCATGCCCTGGTCGCGGCAGGCGTGGCCGTCGATCAGCCGGTGGCGCTGTTGGCCGAGCGTGGCCTGGCATTGCTGGGCATGATCGTCGGCAGCTTCAAGGCCGGCGCTGGCTACCTGCCGCTGGATCCAGGCTTGCCGTCGGCGCGCCTGCAACGCATCGTCGAGTTGAGCCGTACGCCGGTACTGGTGTGCAGCGCCGCCTGCGCCGAGCAGGCGCGTCTGCTGCTCGATGAAGTGGCGGGGGCCGTGCGGCCCAAGTTGCTGGTGTGGGAAGAGGTACAGGCGAGCAACGTCGCCAGCCACAACCCAGGCATTCACAGCGGGCCGGACAACCTCGCCTACGTGATCTACACCTCAGGCTCCACCGGTTTGCCCAAAGGGGTGATGGTCGAACAGCGCGGCATGCTCAACAATCAGCTGAGCAAGGTGCCGTACCTGGCGCTGGACGAGCAGGACGTGATTGCCCAGACCGCCTCGCAAAGCTTCGACATCTCGGTGTGGCAGTTCCTTGCCGCGCCGTTGTTCGGGGCCCGGGTGGAGATCGTGCCGAACGCCATCGCCCACGATCCCCAGGGCTTGCTGGCCCACGTGCAGGCCACCGGCATCACCGTGCTGGAAAGCGTGCCGTCGCTGATCCAGGGCATGCTGGCCAACGACCACCAGGCCCTCGACGGCCTGCGCTGGATGCTGCCCACCGGCGAGGCGATGCCGCCGGAGCTTGCCGCGCAATGGCTGCAGCGGTATCCGGCCATCGGCCTGGTCAACGCCTATGGCCCGGCGGAGTGTTCGGACGATGTGGCGTTCTTCCGCGTTGACCTCGAATCGACCCAGGGCAGCTACTTGCCGATCGGCACGCCGACCGACAACAACCGCCTGTACCTGCTGGGCGAGGACCAGACCCTGGTACCGCTGGGCGCGGTGGGCGAGCTGTGCGTCGCTGGCACTGGCGTGGGCCGAGGTTATGTCGGCGACCCGGTGCGCACGGCGCAGGCTTTCATCCCACACCCTTACGGGGCACCGGGTGAGCGCCTGTACCGCACTGGCGACCTGGCCCGCCGCCGCCCGGATGGCGTGCTGGAATATGTCGGCCGTATCGA includes the following:
- a CDS encoding non-ribosomal peptide synthetase, which translates into the protein MTDAFELPHSLVQALAQRAAQTPDRIALRFLADAPGEQAVLSYRDLDQRARTIAAALQARAGFGDRAVLLFPSGPDYVAAFFGCLYAGVIAVPAYPPESSRQHHQERLLSIIADAEPRLLLTVEALRDSLQGLDALTGSQAPGLLAVDRLDPALAGQWREPALAADDIAFLQYTSGSTALPKGVQVSHGNLVANEQLIRHGFGIDVNPDDVIVSWLPLYHDMGLIGGLLQPIFSGVPCVLMSPGYFLARPLRWLQAISEYGGTISGGPDFAYRLCSERVSEAALAGLDLSRWRVAYSGSEPIRQDSLDTFAEKFAACGFQASSFFASYGLAEATLFVSGSRRGQGIGALQLDAEAFAANRAEPGQGSVLMSCGYPQPGHAVRVVEPQRLEVLGDNRVGEIWAGGPSIALGYWRNPEASARTFVEMDGQTWLRTGDLGFMRDGEVFVTGRLKDMLIVRGQNLYPQDLEKTLERELEVLRKGRVAVFAVDDQGEEGIGVAVEISRNVQKSTPPDTLINTLRRVIADACHQAPAVVLLLNPGALPKTSSGKLQRSACRLRMNDGSLDCYARFPAQAQASTGETEGDDLQARIAAVWRDLLKVEAVAADDHFLLLGGNSIAATQVTARLADELGVALSLRTLFEAPTLAEYSAALAAILAEGGEGAGRIVLQTRDQALPQSLAQNRLWLMWQLEPQSAAYNIPAGLHLRGELDEAALEASFQALVARHESLRTVFDEVDGQALQRILPSSPLSVTRLDLEGLDAEDVAAHREREARQPFDLRGGPLLRVTLVRLDDETHQLWVTLHHIVADGWSLNILLDEFARLYAAQDQAANLAELPLGYADYGNWQRQWLAEGEAARQLAYWADKLGDELPVLDLSTDQPRGNQRKHSAARLSLKVPAKLGGALKDLARDQQASLFMVLLAGWQALLHRYTGQGDIRVGVPNANRPRLETQGMVGFFINTQVLRAELEGRLPFEQLLAQVRRATLEAQAHQDLPFEQLLEALPQAREQGLFQVMFNHQQRDLSALRRLPGLLAEELPWHSREAKFDLQLHSEEDHQGRLSLAFDYADELFDASTIKRLANHLLALLEQVCAQPALALGDVRLLDEAGRAQLLAWGQAPMLAAPRLLVEQLNAQARLTPEHTALVWAGGQLDYAELHQQANRLAHYLRDKGVGPDTCVAIAIERSPQLLVGLLAILKAGGAYVPLDVDYPTERLAYMLGDCQTSLLLSHSSLLERLPQLDGVSAIALDQLHLDSWPSQAPGLHLHGDNLAYVIYTSGSTGQPKGVGNTHAALAERLHWMQATYALDSTDVLMQKAPISFDVSVWECFWPLVTGCQLVLAGPGEHRDPQRIAQLIQQHQVTTLHFVPPLLQVFVQEPLAAGCTSLRRLFSGGEALSAALRDRVLRLLPQVQLHNRYGPTETAINVTHWHCQGSDGERSPIGRPLGNVLCRVLDDEFELAAPGVPGELCLGGVGLARGYLGRPGLTAERFVPQPDGDGARLYRSGDRARWHVQSEALDYLGRLDQQVKVRGFRVEPEEVQAVLLAQPGVEQALVLIHQGAVGAQLVGYYSGGAQNDGLLAALVERLPAYMVPAQLIHLARMPLGPSGKVDRKALPAPVWQQREHVEPHSALQRQVAAIWREVLNLPQVGLQDDFFALGGHSLLATQIVSRTRQALDVELPLKALFEASELGAFCSEIARLQASGERNLQGAIARVDRRQAVPLSYSQQRMWFLWQMEPDSPAYNVGGMARFKGVLHVDAFERALQALIVRHETLRTTFPSIDGKPYQCVAGDSTLHLHWHDFSSDAAEVRQQRLRQLADDQAHQPFDLECGPLLRACLVKADEREHYFVLTLHHIVTEGWAMDIFARELGELYEAFVDERESPLAPLPVQYLDYSVWQRQWLEGGEGARQLAYWKDRLGDEHPVLALPADRPRPAVQSHRGELYRFDLAPALVERVHAFNSQRGLTLFMTMTATLAALLHRYSGQRDLRIGAPVANRIRPESEGLIGAFLNTQVLRCEVDGQMSADALLDQVRQAIIDGQSHQDLPFEQLVEALQPPRSSAYNPLFQVMCNVQRWAFQQSRELVGMQVDYLVNDASATKFDLYLEVTDLDGRLGCCFTYSRDLFDEPRIARMAEHWQHLLVALLDDPRQRLCELPMLAEAEQQVLVGQLQGEQDFELTQTLHGLFAAQAERTPQALALTFAGTHLSYAELDQQANRLARALRERGVGPQVRVGLALERSLEMVIGLLAILKAGGAYVPLDPEYPLDRLRYMIEDSRLGLLIGQRALLDTLGELPEGVTRWSLEDDAASLAAYSDAPLDNLNLPQHQAYLIYTSGSTGKPKGVVVSHGEIAMHCQAVIAEFGMRSDDCELHFYSINFDAASERLLTPLLCGARVVLRAQGQWGAEEICQLVRDQQVSILGFTPSYGSQLAQFLAGQGEQLPVRLVITGGEALTGEHLQRIRQAFIPQQFFNAYGPTETVVMPLACLAPDTLPVAAGSVPIGRVIGARTAYILDEDLALLPQGGIGELYVGGTGLAQGYHDRPGLSAERFVADPFSHDGGRLYRTGDLVRLRADGLVEYVGRADQQVKIRGFRIELGEIESCLLEHADIEEAVVLALDLPGGKQLVGYLVCPQASGDPAAQAALREAVKADARLHLPDYMVPAHLVLLERLPLMGNGKLDRRALPAPDLEQPRQHYQAPANALETQLAQVWREVLNVSRIGVQDNFFELGGDSILSIQVVSRARQLGLQFTPRDLFQHQTIQTLAAVVTRSQAPSDIEQGQRQGRTGLTPIQHWFFDSEVAQPQHWNQAVLLRALQPLQAEILEQALNALVAHHDSLRLRFEQHNGRWQGSYGQPMGQPLLWTATVTDFDDCQALYTDVQRSLDLAQGPLLRALLVTDGQGAQRLLLAIHHLVVDGVSWRVLLEDVQALYRGEALAAKTHAMGDWAARLAGYASSDSLRDELGWWEGQLGSARRELPCDHPQGENLNRHARSVAIDLDVEQTRQLLQQAPAAYHTQVNDLLLTALARTLCRWSGDEQVLVQLEGHGRDGLFEDMDLTRSVGWFTNAYPLSLTPAAGEDEPARAASIKRIKEQLRQVPHKGQGYGVLRYLADDADRERMAALPQARITFNYLGQFDQQFDTAALFQPLDAPAGLAHDLDAPLPNWLSVDGQVYGGTLQLRWSFSAERYDEATIAQLAEAYRQELLALIAHCLADGNGSFTPSDFPLAQLSQEQIDALPVPAAEIEDVYPLTPMQEGLLLHTLLEPGTGLYYMQDRYRINSALDPERFAQAWQAVVARHEALRASFSWNAGEAMLQIIHKPGHTPVDYQDWRGLDEATQEARLQALHRQEREAGFELLREAPFHLRLVRVDDARYWFMMSNHHILIDAWCRSLLMNDFFELYRALGEGRQAQLPAPPRYRDYIGWLQRQDLGEARQWWQDNLAGFERATAIPSDRPLRHEHTGDGMVVGDCYTRLEVAEGARLRELAQAHQLTVNTFAQAAWALTLARYSGERDVVFGVTVAGRPVSQPQMQRTVGLFINSIALRVQLPQPGERASVRHWLQGLLDRNMQLREYEYLPLVAIQACSELPKGQPLFDSLFVFENAPVETAVLDHAQHLNASSDSGRTHTNFPLTAVCYPGDDLGLHLSFDQRYFDFPTVERLLAEFKRLLLALVEGFEGEVGELPLLGADEQRFLLDDCNRTEHAYQLEQSYVELFEARVAAHPQRTVARCLDAAFDYAGLNLAANRLGHALVAAGVAVDQPVALLAERGLALLGMIVGSFKAGAGYLPLDPGLPSARLQRIVELSRTPVLVCSAACAEQARLLLDEVAGAVRPKLLVWEEVQASNVASHNPGIHSGPDNLAYVIYTSGSTGLPKGVMVEQRGMLNNQLSKVPYLALDEQDVIAQTASQSFDISVWQFLAAPLFGARVEIVPNAIAHDPQGLLAHVQATGITVLESVPSLIQGMLANDHQALDGLRWMLPTGEAMPPELAAQWLQRYPAIGLVNAYGPAECSDDVAFFRVDLESTQGSYLPIGTPTDNNRLYLLGEDQTLVPLGAVGELCVAGTGVGRGYVGDPVRTAQAFIPHPYGAPGERLYRTGDLARRRPDGVLEYVGRIDHQVKIRGYRIELGEIEARLHEQPELRDAAVGVQEGVNGKHLVGYLVAHQGVEADASLLDQLKQRLRAELPEYMVPLHWGWFDSLPHNANGKLDRKALPAIDIGGQHSQAYLAPRNELEETLAGIWADVLKAERVGVCDNFFELGGHSLLATQIASRVQKALSLNVPLRAMFECGTVEELAAYVQGLQGSALDDDKVDRLSDLMAELEAL